One Serpentinicella alkaliphila DNA segment encodes these proteins:
- a CDS encoding AI-2E family transporter yields the protein MKITWDKQYLKYSLYAALTIALSIIIYQVLDNAGHLLNKGGEYFRFIRSLLRPFIIGGFVAYLLNPGVRWFEKRVYSRIESFKNRNKLIRVISILTIYFIFIGFITIISLKVAPQIAQNIRDISRRVPEYFNYTSNLITQWINELQAESIYNFSQHVERNIREIFNKTSEILDYVLNNVVISIMSITSGILNFILALIIAFYMLMDKESFKEGVEKLLSVVMLDENVKKIKDFGREADELFGKFIVGKSIDSFIIGCMCLVGLSLMNIRYALLLAVMVGITNMIPYFGPFIGGVPAVLVTFFDSPVKALWVMLFILALQQFDGLFLGPKILGDSVGLSPFWIIFSIVVGGGIAGVLGMFLGVPMFAIIRLLTIRIIDKQLDKKKNRTKRELT from the coding sequence ATGAAGATTACATGGGATAAACAATATTTAAAATATTCTTTGTATGCAGCACTTACAATTGCTTTGTCCATAATTATTTATCAAGTACTAGATAATGCTGGCCATCTGTTAAATAAAGGTGGGGAATATTTTAGATTTATACGTTCATTACTGAGACCGTTTATTATTGGTGGTTTTGTTGCTTATCTCTTAAATCCAGGAGTTAGATGGTTTGAAAAAAGAGTATATTCAAGAATTGAAAGTTTTAAAAATAGAAACAAATTAATTAGAGTAATTAGTATTCTAACAATTTACTTTATTTTTATCGGATTTATAACAATTATATCTTTAAAAGTAGCACCTCAAATTGCGCAAAACATTAGAGACATCTCTAGGCGCGTCCCAGAATATTTTAATTATACAAGTAACTTAATTACCCAGTGGATTAATGAACTTCAAGCTGAGAGTATATACAACTTTAGCCAACATGTAGAAAGAAATATTAGAGAAATATTTAATAAAACCAGTGAGATATTAGATTATGTCTTAAATAATGTTGTAATAAGTATAATGTCTATTACATCTGGAATTCTGAATTTTATATTGGCATTGATAATAGCATTTTATATGTTGATGGATAAGGAATCTTTTAAAGAGGGCGTTGAAAAATTATTAAGTGTAGTGATGTTGGACGAAAACGTAAAAAAGATTAAGGATTTTGGTAGAGAAGCAGATGAACTATTTGGAAAATTTATTGTTGGAAAGTCTATAGATTCATTTATTATAGGGTGTATGTGTTTAGTTGGATTAAGCTTAATGAATATAAGGTATGCTTTACTACTGGCAGTTATGGTTGGTATAACTAATATGATTCCATACTTTGGACCATTTATCGGAGGAGTGCCAGCTGTATTAGTAACTTTCTTCGACAGTCCAGTAAAGGCCCTATGGGTAATGCTATTTATTTTAGCACTGCAGCAATTCGATGGTTTGTTTTTAGGACCAAAGATATTAGGGGATAGTGTGGGATTAAGTCCATTTTGGATTATTTTTTCAATAGTTGTTGGTGGTGGAATCGCTGGAGTACTGGGTATGTTTTTAGGAGTACCTATGTTTGCAATAATAAGGTTATTAACTATTAGAATAATTGACAAGCAGTTAGATAAGAAAAAGAATAGAACAAAAAGGGAGTTAACCTAA
- the thrB gene encoding homoserine kinase — MFIKVTVPATTANIGPGFDCLGIALSLYNTIEVKEIEEGIKVEVDGIIENDLEVNKENLVYKSMNRIFKEIGYTPKGIYIRQVNNIPFSRGLGSSAACIVGGLLAANELVGNPYSKDQILKMAVEIEGHPDNVAPALFGGFVVSTSRNERVSYIKSTLNENLKFLVGIPKEGLSTKTSREALPNEVVFEDAVFNTGNAALLVAAFMSGDYSKISEAISDRLHQPYRLKLMESLEKIFIEAHNENLKSIFLSGAGPTIIALDWSDNQEKEKLFAEVLQTVDKNWEMLKLTVDNKGAIVEL, encoded by the coding sequence GTGTTTATTAAAGTAACAGTACCAGCAACAACTGCTAATATTGGTCCGGGCTTTGATTGTTTAGGAATTGCTCTTTCTCTGTATAATACTATTGAAGTAAAGGAAATAGAAGAGGGTATAAAAGTAGAGGTAGATGGTATCATTGAAAATGATCTAGAAGTTAATAAGGAAAATTTAGTTTATAAAAGTATGAACAGAATTTTTAAAGAGATAGGATATACACCTAAAGGTATTTATATAAGGCAAGTTAACAACATTCCGTTCTCTAGAGGCTTAGGCAGTAGTGCAGCCTGTATTGTTGGAGGACTATTAGCTGCTAATGAACTAGTAGGAAATCCATATTCCAAAGACCAGATTTTAAAAATGGCTGTGGAGATTGAAGGGCACCCTGATAATGTAGCACCAGCTTTATTTGGTGGGTTTGTTGTTTCTACTAGTAGAAATGAAAGGGTAAGCTATATAAAATCAACTTTAAATGAAAATTTAAAATTTTTAGTTGGAATACCTAAAGAGGGTTTAAGCACTAAAACCTCAAGGGAGGCCTTGCCAAATGAAGTAGTTTTTGAAGATGCAGTATTTAATACAGGAAATGCAGCCTTGTTAGTAGCTGCATTTATGTCTGGTGATTATAGTAAAATAAGTGAAGCTATTAGCGACCGATTACACCAACCCTATAGGTTAAAACTAATGGAATCTTTAGAAAAAATATTTATAGAAGCACATAATGAAAATTTAAAAAGTATATTTTTAAGCGGAGCAGGACCAACAATTATTGCACTTGATTGGAGTGACAATCAAGAAAAGGAAAAATTGTTTGCAGAAGTACTACAAACTGTTGATAAAAATTGGGAAATGTTAAAATTAACCGTAGATAATAAAGGAGCTATTGTAGAATTATAG
- a CDS encoding DMT family transporter produces the protein MIKLAALLIGALIAIMIQMNGTLGEFTNVYFSSFFTHGIGAVGILFLLIFVKQNKNKDINLSKYFYIGGALGAVIIILNNLSFQALGVSMTVALTLLGQVTASIVIDNCGLLNMEKVSFNKKKVVGLFLIIIGIVVMMFF, from the coding sequence GTGATAAAACTAGCAGCATTATTAATTGGGGCATTAATAGCAATAATGATTCAAATGAATGGGACATTAGGAGAATTTACTAACGTATATTTTAGTTCATTTTTTACTCATGGCATTGGTGCTGTAGGCATTCTATTTTTATTAATATTTGTTAAGCAAAATAAAAATAAGGATATTAATTTGTCTAAATACTTTTATATAGGAGGGGCACTTGGAGCAGTAATTATTATTTTAAATAATTTAAGCTTTCAAGCTTTAGGAGTATCAATGACAGTAGCCCTTACACTTTTAGGACAAGTAACAGCTTCTATAGTTATTGATAATTGTGGTCTTCTTAACATGGAAAAGGTAAGCTTCAATAAAAAGAAGGTTGTAGGATTGTTTTTGATTATTATCGGAATCGTTGTAATGATGTTTTTTTAA
- a CDS encoding aminopeptidase, which produces MADIRLNRLAKLLVEYSAEVKKGDKVYIQAEDIAIPYIVEVAKEAIKKGAIVETIVKIPEVTECLYKYGDEEQISSPSKRLKQVVNNADVYLTAWGTKNTRSNTNIDSKKIQQLARGNKETREEFSRKIGTGEIRWCGTQFPTHGDAQEAGMSLAEYEDFVYGAGLLDKEDPISEWKRIEEEQERWIKYLDTKHELHIRSKDTDIKVNISGRKWINCCGKENFPDGEIFTSPVEDGVNGHITFSFPGIYAGKEIENIYLEVQNGKVVKATASKGEDLLQALLDTDEGARFFGEVAIGTNYGIKKFTRNMLFDEKIGGTIHMAIGDSMLEARGKNRSAIHWDMLCDMRESGEIYADGQLFYKDGRFIDSVL; this is translated from the coding sequence ATGGCAGATATTAGATTAAATAGGTTAGCAAAGCTACTAGTTGAATACTCCGCAGAAGTTAAAAAAGGTGATAAAGTGTATATACAAGCGGAGGATATAGCTATACCCTATATTGTTGAAGTTGCAAAAGAGGCTATTAAAAAAGGCGCAATAGTTGAGACGATTGTAAAAATTCCGGAAGTAACAGAGTGTCTATATAAGTATGGGGATGAAGAACAAATTAGTTCTCCGAGTAAAAGGTTAAAGCAAGTAGTAAATAATGCAGATGTTTATTTAACAGCCTGGGGTACAAAGAATACTAGATCAAATACGAATATAGACTCTAAAAAGATTCAGCAACTTGCCCGAGGGAATAAAGAAACTAGAGAGGAATTCTCAAGGAAAATTGGGACAGGTGAGATTAGATGGTGTGGCACTCAATTTCCAACCCATGGAGATGCTCAAGAGGCAGGTATGAGCCTCGCGGAATATGAGGACTTTGTATATGGGGCTGGATTATTGGATAAGGAAGATCCAATTTCAGAGTGGAAGCGTATAGAAGAAGAGCAGGAAAGATGGATTAAATATTTAGATACAAAACATGAGCTACATATCCGCTCTAAGGATACAGATATAAAGGTTAATATTTCAGGAAGAAAGTGGATAAATTGCTGTGGAAAAGAAAATTTTCCTGATGGTGAAATATTTACATCCCCAGTAGAGGATGGAGTTAACGGCCACATTACTTTTTCATTTCCTGGAATTTATGCAGGTAAAGAAATTGAAAATATATATTTAGAGGTTCAAAATGGAAAAGTTGTGAAGGCTACTGCTTCTAAAGGAGAGGATTTACTTCAAGCACTTTTAGATACGGATGAGGGAGCGAGATTCTTTGGGGAGGTAGCCATTGGAACAAATTATGGAATAAAAAAATTTACTAGAAATATGCTTTTTGATGAAAAAATAGGTGGTACTATACATATGGCCATAGGTGATTCTATGTTAGAGGCTAGAGGCAAAAACCGTTCAGCAATACATTGGGATATGTTATGTGATATGAGAGAGTCAGGAGAAATATATGCTGATGGACAACTGTTTTATAAAGATGGTAGGTTTATAGATAGTGTGCTTTAA
- a CDS encoding acetyl-CoA C-acetyltransferase — protein sequence MREVVIVSAVRTPVGSFNGALAGVSAGELGAIAIKEALIRAGITGEQVDEVYMGCILQAGLGQGVARQASIGAGIPVEVPATSVNILCGSGLRTVGMAAQTIIAGDNDIVVAGGTESMSNSPYLLPKARWGMRMGHEKVIDSMIMDGLTDAFHNYHMGITAENVAEKYGITREEQDQFALGSQNKAEAAQRAGLFDKEIVPVTIQTRKGEIVVDKDEYIKYGTTLEGLQKQKPAFKKDGTVTAGNASGINDGAAAIVVMSADKAKELGLKPIAKIVAFANAGVDPSIMGIGPIPATQKALARAGWTVEDLELIESNEAFAAQSLAVVKGLNLDATKVNVKGGAIAIGHPIGASGARILVTLLHAMEERDAKKGLATLCIGGGMGTSLLVERL from the coding sequence ATGAGAGAAGTAGTTATTGTTAGTGCTGTTAGAACACCTGTTGGAAGTTTTAATGGAGCTTTAGCAGGAGTTTCAGCAGGAGAGCTAGGGGCTATAGCTATTAAAGAAGCTCTTATAAGAGCTGGAATTACAGGAGAACAAGTAGATGAAGTATATATGGGATGTATTCTTCAAGCTGGTTTAGGCCAAGGTGTAGCTAGACAAGCTTCTATCGGTGCAGGAATTCCTGTTGAAGTACCTGCTACATCAGTTAACATTCTTTGTGGATCAGGTCTAAGAACAGTTGGTATGGCTGCTCAAACTATTATTGCTGGGGATAACGATATAGTTGTTGCTGGTGGAACAGAAAGTATGAGTAACTCTCCATATCTTTTACCTAAAGCAAGATGGGGAATGAGAATGGGTCATGAAAAGGTAATTGATTCAATGATTATGGATGGATTAACTGATGCATTCCACAACTACCATATGGGTATCACTGCTGAAAATGTAGCTGAAAAATATGGAATTACAAGAGAAGAGCAAGATCAATTTGCTTTAGGAAGTCAAAATAAAGCAGAAGCAGCTCAAAGAGCTGGATTATTCGATAAAGAAATCGTACCTGTTACTATTCAAACTAGAAAAGGTGAAATAGTAGTTGATAAGGATGAATACATTAAATATGGTACTACTTTAGAAGGATTACAAAAACAAAAACCTGCATTCAAAAAAGATGGTACAGTAACTGCTGGTAATGCTTCTGGTATTAATGATGGAGCTGCAGCAATCGTTGTTATGAGTGCTGATAAAGCAAAGGAATTAGGACTTAAACCAATAGCTAAAATTGTTGCTTTTGCTAATGCTGGGGTAGATCCATCTATCATGGGTATTGGACCAATCCCTGCGACTCAAAAAGCTTTAGCTAGAGCTGGTTGGACTGTAGAAGATTTAGAGTTAATCGAGTCTAACGAAGCATTTGCTGCTCAATCATTAGCAGTAGTTAAAGGATTAAATCTAGATGCGACCAAAGTAAACGTTAAGGGTGGAGCTATTGCAATTGGACATCCAATCGGAGCAAGTGGAGCTAGAATTCTAGTAACATTACTTCATGCTATGGAAGAAAGAGATGCTAAAAAAGGTTTAGCTACTCTTTGCATCGGTGGCGGAATGGGAACATCTTTATTAGTTGAAAGATTATAA
- a CDS encoding DMT family transporter, which yields MIILYGMMAVLAGAMVTVSSALNAQVGRRHGIYTAALINNSLATVITGVILLFLYNGLGIQANVLLEIPTWALFGGVAAIIIVVGSNVIIPQMPIIYTSLLVFIGQFSMGLVMDILNGRSLSGGKLFGFLLVLGGLLYNFYIDKTGNR from the coding sequence ATGATTATATTGTACGGAATGATGGCAGTTTTAGCTGGGGCTATGGTAACGGTTTCATCTGCCTTAAATGCGCAGGTTGGGAGAAGACATGGAATTTATACAGCTGCCCTTATAAATAATTCCTTAGCAACAGTAATAACCGGTGTAATACTTTTGTTTCTATATAATGGGCTAGGAATCCAGGCAAATGTACTTTTAGAAATACCAACATGGGCTTTATTTGGTGGAGTTGCTGCAATTATTATAGTAGTAGGAAGCAATGTCATAATTCCACAGATGCCGATCATATACACATCACTACTAGTATTTATAGGACAATTTTCAATGGGATTAGTGATGGATATTTTAAATGGTAGGAGCTTGTCTGGAGGTAAACTATTTGGTTTTCTTTTAGTTTTAGGTGGGTTATTATATAACTTTTATATAGATAAAACAGGAAATAGATGA